AGTGGCCTGGCAACTCAATGTCGCAGCAGGCGCCCCCTTGCCATTAACCCAAGAGCAAATCAACCTGTCAGGACATGCTATTGAAGTTCGCCTCTACGCAGAAGATCCAAGACATAATTTTATGCCTCAAACAGGCCATATAAAACGGTGGAGCCCTGCTCAAGGTGACGGTATACGGATTGATTCGGGCATTGCAACCGGTCAAATGATCACCCCTCATTATGATCCAATGCTAGCCAAAATTATCGCCTATGGTAGTAACCGAGAAGAAGCCAGAAGAAGACTCGCTGTAGCAATTGAAGAGAGTACCTTACTGGGCGTGCCGGTTAATAGTGAGTTTCTCGCTCATGTTATTCAGCATGACAAATTCATTGAGGGTGAAGCCACCACGGCATTTATCGAAGAGGACTTTGGCCAACATCGCTCGATGACCACAGCACCTGCCGATAAACTGGCAACAGCCCTAACAGGCGCACTTCTTTATAGTCGACGCCATACCGATGCACACTACAGTCAAATACTGAGCGGTTGGCAGAACTCCAACCCAACACCCTGGCCTTATGAGCTACGTTGTGGCGAATCGGTATTAGAAATAGCGCTTACCGAACATGAGAAGCACTTTGTGGTAAGCGAAGACCAAGGCCGTGACAACCCACCAATAACCGTTGAACTCACTGTTATTGACCAAACTGATGATCAGTTAACATTTATTTATAACGGTGTCCGTCAACGCTGCGAATACCTCATAGACGAAGATGACGTCTATCTGAGAATCGGCACAGGCTATCACCATTACTCAGACCTCACCCATGAAGAAGCGGTCAGCGAAGATGCAGCAGGCTCAGGCAAAATAATTGCTAGTATGGACGGCGCTATTATGGATGTATTAGCCGAGGTCGGAGACAGAGTCGTCAAGGGTCAGTCACTAGTCGTACTTGAAGCGATGAAGATGGAGCACCCATTAAAGTCAGATGTTGGCGGTACAGTAGAATCAATACAGGTGCAAGCCGGTGATCAAGTCAAGATTCGCCAGTTACTGGTAACGATTACACCAGATGAAGAGTAGATGGCTATTTCAACATTCCGGCGTGCTTATTAGCCGGAATCCATCTTCACAGAGTCGCGTAAACAGCCAGTGAGTTGGACTCCCGCCTTCGCGGAAGTTGCCGAAGACGAAAGTGAGCGCGACCTGATAAACCTAAAACAGAATACTATTGAGTAATTTAAGAGGGATATTATTAATGGCTAATTTGAAAGACAAAACAATTGTAATAACCGGTGCCAGTCGCGGAATTGGCCGTGAGATTGCACTTAAATGCGCTAAAGACGGCGCTAATATTGTGATACTAGCTAAATCTGCCGAGGCTCACCCTAAACTACCAGGCACTATATTTACCGTCGCAAAAGAAGTCGAAGAAGCAGGCGGAAAAGCGCTCGCTATTCAACTAGATGTGCGTGATGATGAGGCCGTTATAGCCGCGATGAAAAAAGCAGCTGAAACCTTTGGTGGTATTGATGCGGTAATCAATAACGCGGGCGCTATTAAACTAATGGGAGCTGCCAGTTTGCCACTCAAGCGATTTGATCTGATGACGCAGATAAACTCGCGCGCAGTACTATCCACTTTTCAAGCGGCACTTCCTTGGCTTAAAAAGTCAGACCACGGACATATTATCAGCTTGTCCCCTCCCATTAATCTAGACCCTAAATGGTTTGCTCACTATGCCCCTTACACCATTACCAAGTATGGCATGTCGATGCTCACCATGGGGCTTGCACAAGAAGTGAAACGATACGGTATTGCGGTTAATTCACTATGGCCTCAAACACTCATATCGACAGCAGCTATCGAATTCGAAGGTGGTGGTCAATTAGCACTAGACCAAGGCAGAACACCGGCAATCATGGCAGATGCAGCCTACGAGATATTAATTACCGAAAACGCAGAATTAACCGGTGAGTTTTTAATTGATGAAACGCTACTTAGAGAGCGTGGCGTCACTGACTTTGACCAGTATCGATTTAACCCTGACTGTGACAAGCCGTTGATGACAGACTTGTTTGTAGCAGAATAGACAGCTTAAAGGCACTTTAATCAACAAGACCTGTTAACCCAATATAGTTATCAGGTCTTGTTGAGCTAGCAATATGCCTTATGCAGCATCACAATACTCAATCTAAGTAATGCTTAACAATATCTCTCAATTCATTTTTATCTAGAAAATCAGAATCTATCTTAATTGTTTTATCGTCTTTGAACACAAACAAGAAAGATTGCCCAGCGCTAACAAAATAGTAAACGGTAAATTCAGCGCTATTCCATCTACCTTTATCTGAATTACCAACAAAGTGTTGCCTAAAAGACTCTACCTCTGATTTATTGCAGTCGTTGGGATGGGGTTCTCCTGCTAATAGCCCAAAGAATGTTTGAGGGTCACAACCATAATGGCTGGAGTTATCTTTAGACATATCACTAAACGCTAAGAAATCTTTACCTTTATTCGTGCTATAGCGAAAAAAGGTGAAGTTTTCATCTCCGCCTTTTGTCCCAATAATAGAAGCTTCTGCTGGAATATAAAACGCCAGATCGGAATAAATAAACTTGACGCTTGAACCTTCCCCTAACGCACTGGTAGGTAAAAACAAAAGGACAAATAAAATCGATAATAAACGATGCATACTTGCTTAACCTCCCATCTACGCAATTTGAATGGGGGACTTGTATCTTATACCCACCGCACTTTTGCATATATTGTATATGGAGGTGTCTCCTGAGGTTATTCTTTTTCCAATCTCAGCTAACTGTTTAACAGCATAGCTTGGGCTAGCCATTAATGTCGGCCGTGGTACCAAAGCCATGGAGCCAGAACAATCGCCCGCTGGCTCTAACGCTTCAAATGCAATTGAGGCAGCCGATTCATTCACGCTATGTGCATTTGTTAAATTTGGGCCCCAGAAATAATTAATAACCGCTGCAACATATTCTCGTTCGCATATATCCATATTTTAACTCTCCTTGTTAGTCGCATAGAGTCAATCTATGCTATTTCCTTGAGCAATAAAGCTCTACTTGTGTACTGTCAACTTGCTAGTATGCAAGCCAGCTACCAACAATCACCAACTGCAGATGCTTGCCTGTCTTGCAAAGTAATTGCCAGAATTATACTTTCGTTGCAATACCGCTACAACGATTGAGAGGTCAAGTTGACGCCACAATTTGGCTTATTTGATTAAGATATAGATTTAGCCACCATCACCACACGGCGGCTAAATACTCATAAAGCAGCAAGAATCTGAAGGGAGACTTAACGTTTTATAAAAAATCTACTTAGTCATCGTATGCAAAGTCATCGGACGAGTAATCGATATCGCCTATCACATCCGACAAATTACACCGTTTAACCGGTGCTTTTCTGACCGTCTTGGAGAGGTATTTTGACCAAGCTTTCTCAACATTGGACTCAGGTTCTAATGTACCGTCGGTGACTTGTATAATACGCTCGTGTGCGTCGCTCTCAGGTTCTATTTTTTTGTTAATGAGTTGCTTAATGGTGTACCCGCACTGACTCAAAATGTCAGACTCCGCCATGGTAAACTCACCCGACCGTCGAAACCCATGCGGAAAGTTAACAGCATCATAAAACTCACAGGGTGAAGTAAAAAGTTCAATTGACATGTTCTAATCCTCCAATGGAAGTTAATCTAGGTTTGTTTCGTTAAGACAATTGTCGAGTAACTGATCATATTCATAGCTGCTATTTGGATCATTATCCAGTTTTTCTTGGATAGCATCATCAACCTGTTGATAGCAGTCTGGTTGAGAGGCTTCTCTTGCCTCTTCAATATAACTACGCTGTTCTGCCATGCACTGATTGACAAACTCTGTTGCTTCATCAGATGGCGTGCCATCTTGAACCATAGAGTGACAGTACTCCTTGGCTTGCAAGAGGCTTTCGTCGGTACTATCAGCGTGATTATCGGCGTATGCCGACGGTATGAAAAAAAGGAGCAAAGCTAAATACTTCATCGAAAATCCTCATTGATTACTGAAAGGATTATGTATTCGACTTTGAAATCAGGAAAACTATTTATTTTTGTTCTGACGATAAAAATTTTTAGTGGTTAAACCAAATCAAAAATTACGCCCTTCATAGATTAAATTTCAATAGTATCCAAACTGGTATCTTCTACTGGCACTTCAAGGGAACGAATAACATCCAATATCGACTCGATCTCCTGCGTATGATTGTTCTCTCGATGATAGGTTGCGTATATCTGGCGCGATATCACCGGCGCGTCTTCAACTTGAAATAGCGTATCGTCAATGTATTCCGCCACCATTCGATATGGCAAGTACGCACTCCCGCCGTACTTAAAAATAAACTCCAGAGCGATTCGAGCTAATGTGGTATGAAGAACCGGAGGAGATGCGTCTGGAAAGTACTGGGCGTAACTCATGTGGAAAGATAACCCCCAGTCGACAGAAATATAGCCATGAGACATAACCGTCTCTAGCGACTGGTCAGGCTTATTGCAGACCAAAATCAACTCTGCCGGTGTGATGGGTACAGAAATGAGATCATTCAATTTAGCCGGTTCATAAATCATGACCAAATCAAGTGTCCGTTCCATTAAGTGACGAATGAGGGTTTCTGGCCCATGAGCCTCAGCACGAAGTGCTAACTCTGGTAATGAACGATGAGTGACGTGCAGCACGTCTTGCATCAAAAGATCCCAAAGCCCGCTAGTAGCGCCTAGCGACAATACGTACTTCTGCCGTTTCTTTAGTGACACATCCTGACGAGCTCTCTCCCACGAGATTAGTATGGTCTCGGCATGGTTAATTAACCGCTCGCCCGTCACCGTTAGCTGGAGATTGTTGCGTAAGCGAGTAAAAAGAGGCGCGCCAAGAATACTCTCAAGCTGTTTAATCCTAGCACTTACTGCAGCCTGCGTAAGATATAAGTTCTCTGCGGCTTTACCGAAGTGACGTGTATTTTTGACTTCCAAGAAGGTTCTTAATAATTCAATGTCCATGCCGCAAACTTTAACACTTAAGTTTTACCATTGCAGCTCTATCAGGGCTCGTTTTATCTCCGTCTCTAAGATTATTTCTACACCATTCTGGCCAACAGGTCCGTATTCTGTTTCTTTTATCAACATCGAGATCATGGGGTCTCGACCGTTATGATGCGAAGGAGGCATATAAGCAAGCTCATCACACAGGCACCTGGCGATAGCGGCATAGATGAAATAAACATCAGTAGTGTTTGAACACTGCCCTAGCTTGGCTAACCGCTCCAGACTCAATACCCCTTGGTCAGCCTGATAGTGGTGCCTCAACATACTGATGGTTCGAGGTTCCAAGTAGGCCTTTATCTCCTCCAACCCAGACTTGAGTTCTTCGAACAACACTGGTGCAGCCCCTCGGTGTTGGCATTTCTTCTCTATATCGTTATCTACAATAAGCCGAAGGTGCTGCTCTGCCTGGGCCCATCCATCGGCCTCACAGTAGGCTACTTGCGTCTTTTTATTAAATACCTTGCCGACACAAACATCGCCTTCGAAACTTGCGACTAGCGTATGATTACGATAAGTCTCAGAAAACGCCAAACTACTAACCTCCTTTGCCGAAACCTGGCAATTAACATAGCCAGGGCGCGCTCAATAAATAGCCTACAGAATCTATTAACAGCTTATTTTCGCTCTCTTCTTATAAGATACCAATCAACTTTTCTTTGTCGTAACCACAAATAGAATTTGTTTTACCGCTTAACATTTCTAACGCAGAATGCCGGCCTCATCCATGATCTAAATCGTTAGTATCAAGCGAGTTTAATAACCTATTCTTTAAGGCCACCAAAATGAAAATTGCCATCCTATCTCGTAACCCCAATTTATACTCGACTCGCCGTTTAAAAGAAGCAGGCGAACGTATGGGGCATTCGGTGGATGTTATCGATACCATGCACTGCTATATGGATATCACCAGCAGTCGCCCTTCAGTCAGGTACAAAGGTGCACCTTTACCGAAGTATGATGCAGTGATTCCAAGAATTGGTGCTTCCGTTACGTTTTATGGCACAGCGGTGGTTAGGCAGTTTGAAATGATGGGTACATTTAGCATCAATGAATCTGTCGCTATCAGCCGCTCGAGAGACAAGTTACGTTCTTTACAACTCCTCTCTCGTAAAGGAATCGGCTTACCGCGCACAGGCTTTGCTCATCACCCTGACAAAATCAGCGATTTGCTGAAAAACGTCGGTGGTGCACCTGTGGTGATTAAACTGCTAGAAGGTACTCAGGGCATTGGTGTAGTGTTAGCTGATACGACAAAAGCCGCAGAGAGTATTATCGAAGCATTTATGGGCCTAAAAGCTAACATTTTGGTGCAAGAGTATATTAAGGAAGCTGGCGGCGCCGATATTCGTTGCTTGGTGATTGGCGACAAAGTCGTAGCAGCGATGAAACGTCAGGCAGCAGAGGGTGAATTTAGATCTAACCTTCATAGAGGAGGCTCTGCAGAGTTGGTTCGCTTGTCTCCGGCAGAACGCAAAACCGCGATTGCCGCGGCCAAAACAATGGGCTTGGGTATGTCTGGTGTAGATATTCTAAGATCCAAAAATGGCCCTGTCGTGATGGAAGTGAACTCATCACCAGGGCTAGAAGGTATTGAGTTAGCCACG
This genomic window from Alkalimarinus sediminis contains:
- a CDS encoding LysR family transcriptional regulator, giving the protein MDIELLRTFLEVKNTRHFGKAAENLYLTQAAVSARIKQLESILGAPLFTRLRNNLQLTVTGERLINHAETILISWERARQDVSLKKRQKYVLSLGATSGLWDLLMQDVLHVTHRSLPELALRAEAHGPETLIRHLMERTLDLVMIYEPAKLNDLISVPITPAELILVCNKPDQSLETVMSHGYISVDWGLSFHMSYAQYFPDASPPVLHTTLARIALEFIFKYGGSAYLPYRMVAEYIDDTLFQVEDAPVISRQIYATYHRENNHTQEIESILDVIRSLEVPVEDTSLDTIEI
- the maoP gene encoding DUF413 domain-containing protein — translated: MSIELFTSPCEFYDAVNFPHGFRRSGEFTMAESDILSQCGYTIKQLINKKIEPESDAHERIIQVTDGTLEPESNVEKAWSKYLSKTVRKAPVKRCNLSDVIGDIDYSSDDFAYDD
- a CDS encoding SDR family oxidoreductase codes for the protein MANLKDKTIVITGASRGIGREIALKCAKDGANIVILAKSAEAHPKLPGTIFTVAKEVEEAGGKALAIQLDVRDDEAVIAAMKKAAETFGGIDAVINNAGAIKLMGAASLPLKRFDLMTQINSRAVLSTFQAALPWLKKSDHGHIISLSPPINLDPKWFAHYAPYTITKYGMSMLTMGLAQEVKRYGIAVNSLWPQTLISTAAIEFEGGGQLALDQGRTPAIMADAAYEILITENAELTGEFLIDETLLRERGVTDFDQYRFNPDCDKPLMTDLFVAE
- a CDS encoding acetyl/propionyl/methylcrotonyl-CoA carboxylase subunit alpha, yielding MSLKCTFSKVLVANRGEIAVRVIRTAKSLGFKTVAVYSEADANAPHVIAADEAVCIGAAAVGESYLKVDNVIKAAKLTGADAIHPGYGFLSENADFARTCQDEAIEFIGPPTGAISLMGSKRLSKIAMINAEVPCIPGYEGEAQDETTLINEAKRIGFPVMIKASAGGGGRGMRLVHQESELSEQIKTARSEAENAFGNGELILEKAVIQPRHIEIQVFADKHGNVVYLGERDCSIQRRHQKVVEEAPSPFVDEALRARMGEAACQAARSCQYVGAGTVEFLVDADKNFYFLEMNTRLQVEHPVTELVTGTDLVAWQLNVAAGAPLPLTQEQINLSGHAIEVRLYAEDPRHNFMPQTGHIKRWSPAQGDGIRIDSGIATGQMITPHYDPMLAKIIAYGSNREEARRRLAVAIEESTLLGVPVNSEFLAHVIQHDKFIEGEATTAFIEEDFGQHRSMTTAPADKLATALTGALLYSRRHTDAHYSQILSGWQNSNPTPWPYELRCGESVLEIALTEHEKHFVVSEDQGRDNPPITVELTVIDQTDDQLTFIYNGVRQRCEYLIDEDDVYLRIGTGYHHYSDLTHEEAVSEDAAGSGKIIASMDGAIMDVLAEVGDRVVKGQSLVVLEAMKMEHPLKSDVGGTVESIQVQAGDQVKIRQLLVTITPDEE
- the rimK gene encoding 30S ribosomal protein S6--L-glutamate ligase — translated: MKIAILSRNPNLYSTRRLKEAGERMGHSVDVIDTMHCYMDITSSRPSVRYKGAPLPKYDAVIPRIGASVTFYGTAVVRQFEMMGTFSINESVAISRSRDKLRSLQLLSRKGIGLPRTGFAHHPDKISDLLKNVGGAPVVIKLLEGTQGIGVVLADTTKAAESIIEAFMGLKANILVQEYIKEAGGADIRCLVIGDKVVAAMKRQAAEGEFRSNLHRGGSAELVRLSPAERKTAIAAAKTMGLGMSGVDILRSKNGPVVMEVNSSPGLEGIELATGKDVASLIFSYIEKTAKPNSTRTKGKG